One Solanum pennellii chromosome 10, SPENNV200 genomic region harbors:
- the LOC107032670 gene encoding uncharacterized protein LOC107032670 encodes MAAPLNLEEGQSSTRPPRFNGHFYSWWKVRMHNYLMAEDSELWDIVLDGPFVPTIEENDGEKTNLVPKPKQKYDEADRKKIEKGFKAKNLLVCGIGPNEYNRVSACESAKEIWDCLKTTHEGTEQVKESKIDILTSRYENFKMKEGETIHDMFTKLSSITNELRSLGEPISMTKQVRKVLQILPKSWESKVDAITEAKDLKVLTMDALIGNLKTHEMNRNYNLSKKEDKKDKSLMLKYKSDEDSTGHFIRECPLLKNENKEHQKPRSDKENRRDLVLGKRDRKAAADLVVKKALAAWGDSSSYSEDPDEPKDVSMVAVHEEETVFNEILTENKVKLEEKMSRMVSLESNNSELKNQLNQITEEAEWNVNGLQAEIQEKLKNSEKKLGLSLEKSNKLEQDIVKLKE; translated from the exons ATGGCAGCTCCACTTAACCTCGAAGAAGGTCAGTCGTCGACAAGACCTCCCcgtttcaatggacatttctacagttggtggaaagttagaatgcacAATTACCTCATGGCTGAAGACAGTGAGTTATGGGATATTGTACTGGATGGACCATTCGTTCCAACGATAGAAGAAAATGATGGAGAGAAGACAAATCTTGTTCCAAAGCCTAAACAGAAATATGACGAAGCTGAcagaaaaaagattgaaaaaggtTTCAAAGCTAAAAATCTTCTTGTCTGTGGGATAGGACCTAATGAGTACAACAGAGTGTCAGCTTGTGAGTCTGCTAAGGAAATTTGGGACTGTTTGAAGACTACAcatgaaggaactgaacaagtcaaagaatcTAAGATTGACATACTTACCTCACGGTATGagaacttcaaaatgaaggaaggagaaacaATACATGACATGTTCACCAAGTTGTCTTCCATTACAAATGAGCTGCGAAGTCTGGGTGAACCTATAAGCATGACCAAACAAGTCAGAAAAGTGCTTCAAATTCTTCCAAAGTCTTGGGAAAGCAAGGTGGATGCCATTACAGAAGCCAAGGATTTGAAGGTGCTGACTATGGATGCTTTGATTGGTAATCTGAAGACACATGAGATGAATCGAAATTACAATTTGTCAAAGAAGGAAGACAAGAAGGACAAGTCATTGATGCTGAAGTACAAATCAGATGAAGATTCaa CTGGGCACTTCATCAGAGAGTGTCCTTTGCTCAAGAATGAAAACAAGGAACATCAAAAACCAAGAAGTGACAAAGAGAatagaagggacctggtactcgGCAAGAGAGATCGAAAAGCTGCTGCAGATTTAGTTGTCAAAAAggctcttgctgcatggggTGATTCCTCAAGTTATTCAGAAGACCCTGATGAGCCAAAAGATGTGTCCATGGTTGCTGTACATGAGGAGGAAACTGtcttcaatgaaat TTTAactgaaaacaaagttaaacttGAAGAGAAAATGTCAAGAATGGTGTCTCTAGAGTCAAATAACTCTGAACTTAAGAACCAGTTGAACCAGATtactgaagaagctgaatggaATGTCAATGGTTTGCAAgctgaaattcaagaaaaattgaaaaactctgAGAAAAAACTTGGTTTGTCGCTTGAAAAGAGTAACAAATTAGAACAGGATATTGTCAAACTTAAGGAATAA
- the LOC107031944 gene encoding pentatricopeptide repeat-containing protein At5g56310-like, which yields MLWPSSKLVNFLLKPNFYHPHYNYHKSSLVLEDTFLPLLKKCCNETHIYQTHGFMLHRALDEDNFILSQFFHTCSALGFVSYAYSIFNSNPNPNIYLYNTLISIFSRQQHLSNDAICLYKQARAIGLYHDTYSIPFVLNAVTCLITSTQIHCEAILTGLNNDVHVATSLVRIYSSFGCISDARKVFDEIRNKDVSLWNAMIAGYVKAHDMDTAKYLFVNMLEKNVVSWTTIIAGYTQGNQFSQAIGVFRKMMSVKVSAKPDEVTMLVALSACAHLGEHELGEWIHSYIIKHRFRRTVSLNNTLIDMYAKSGNVKKAVELFESMEIRSGVTWSTVISALAVNGYGREAINMFSRMEVVGIRPNSVTFIALLSACSHAGLVEEGRLYFKTMEEKHGISPDIRHYGCMVDLFGRAGYLDEAANMVKMMPFEANAAIWGSLLAAARNQGHVELGEHALQHLTEVEPHNSGNYSLVSNTYAALGRWSEARVARKIMRDTGVQKSPGGSFIKVKDKIYYFYSGDRSHPQCERIYRVLSHLNRASKTILHEYWEYVELVDADSPQEDHL from the coding sequence ATGTTGTGGCCATCCTCTAAACTTGTTAATTTTCTACTAAAACCCAACTTCTATCATCCCCATTACAACTACCACAAATCCAGTCTTGTATTAGAAGACACATTTTTACCTTTGCTTAAAAAATGTTGCAACGAAACTCACATTTATCAAACTCATGGCTTCATGCTACATCGTGCTTTAgatgaagacaacttcattctcAGCCAATTCTTTCACACATGTTCCGCCCTTGGCTTTGTCAGCTATGcatattcaattttcaattcCAACCCAAATCCAAACATATATCTTTACAATACTTTGATCAGTATTTTCTCTAGACAACAACATTTATCTAATGATGCAATTTGCCTTTATAAACAAGCTCGAGCCATTGGCTTATATCATGATACTTACTCTATCCCTTTTGTGTTGAATGCTGTAACTTGTCTCATCACCTCTACGCAAATTCATTGTGAAGCTATTTTAACTGGATTGAACAATGATGTACATGTAGCAACGTCCCTTGTACGGATATATTCTTCTTTTGGGTGCATTTCTGATGCACGTAAGGTGTTTGATGAAATACGTAACAAAGATGTGAGCTTGTGGAATGCCATGATAGCGGGTTATGTTAAGGCTCATGATATGGACACCGCCAAGTACCTGTTTGTTAATATGCTGGAGAAGAATGTGGTTTCTTGGACTACCATCATTGCGGGCTACACTCAGGGGAATCAGTTTTCTCAGGCTATAGGTGTCTTCAGGAAAATGATGAGTGTGAAGGTTAGTGCTAAGCCTGATGAAGTAACCATGTTAGTTGCACTTTCAGCTTGTGCCCACTTGGGTGAGCATGAGTTGGGTGAATGGATCCATAGTTATATTATAAAACACAGGTTTCGTAGAACTGTATCTCTTAACAATACACTTATTGATATGTATGCGAAATCAGGAAATGTAAAGAAGGCAGTAGAATTGTTTGAAAGCATGGAAATTAGGAGTGGTGTTACTTGGTCAACAGTGATTTCTGCATTGGCTGTCAATGGATATGGAAGAGAAGCAATTAACATGTTTTCTCGGATGGAAGTGGTTGGAATTAGGCCAAACAGTGTCACCTTTATAGCACTATTATCTGCATGTAGCCATGCAGGACTCGTGGAGGAAGGCAGATTGTATTTTAagacaatggaagaaaaacatgGTATTAGTCCTGACATCAGACACTATGGTTGCATGGTTGATCTTTTTGGGCGTGCTGGTTATCTCGATGAGGCTGCAAATATGGTTAAAATGATGCCGTTTGAAGCAAATGCAGCAATTTGGGGATCACTTCTTGCTGCAGCCAGGAACCAAGGTCATGTTGAACTTGGGGAGCATGCTCTGCAGCATCTAACTGAAGTTGAACCACATAATAGTGGAAATTATTCCCTTGTGTCCAATACATATGCTGCTCTTGGTAGGTGGAGTGAAGCTAGGGTAGCAAGAAAGATCATGAGGGACACAGGAGTCCAAAAGTCGCCAGGCGGTAGCTTCATCAAAGtgaaagataaaatttattatttctattcaGGAGACAGATCACATCCTCAATGTGAGAGAATATACAGAGTTCTATCACACCTAAACAGGGCGTCAAAGACGATACTGCATGAATATTGGGAATATGTAGAGCTGGTTGATGCTGATAGCCCTCAAGAGGACCACTTATAA